The following proteins are encoded in a genomic region of Hydra vulgaris chromosome 05, alternate assembly HydraT2T_AEP:
- the LOC136080850 gene encoding uncharacterized protein LOC136080850 isoform X2, giving the protein MDKIVNTSKTYKDAVCESLAFIGLNQGHISTSYMMVNSCLKEANIEDKNQCTNISTQDLFQNIPVIGSNKLLYRNAACAKCNFATYQQVNLTIQCSGMISDKDLRTTMNPESKNKWLDILEEYEGCSIDIEKNEYIEKYVLPCELEDEQNDFVNNCSIGNPYYNLCNSYSGKLNIYNKIYKNYDCYRCANSNLGNLNEDDFICRQPPIIGASDWEEMNWAVLININDKSKVKKSYKSNSHGIECNDGYFFDTFTDKCEIRENKNDNLNSSESLGLKCNWNSYLRNTDTESFNDCLFSQQPTLFVFVNETTNLTAVNEMFLETISSSLVISSSKLRKANKIIFKTNEVFTYVKLQSFQKHQPIIFSYATSVLISSVKNQEITDMYGFDLTRSYKNKRICAQPETIEVFDKNYSASSFNSVYSNITGEEVVLWIDIALSGIEKKYISFCKLFHLQQQCSYNIIINYTIEPNQTIVYNYNGKRFTYLPNEYIPLANGVGVCKESDNNIVLKWKNNVLNVANIISKIGTSASLLCYIVIIIVYTYFKELRTWSSVTSTTLCINLFFADFTFLISTQIHKNRLWCKVLSILLHWFLLVAYHSLLILALDVAATFGSYNHQFLKRKTLIQYFIVIYVIPSIYLFINVTLEKTGVAYVGYGDGICWIQGFYANLFSFIIPIVIIILTSLVCLLFTVYKITLSEKKSNKIFGEGRTSRVNVVRVALKLTLILGVIELLGFVQISKASLSEGEETFNTVFTVIYMLFRSAKGVLLFVAYICTQKVKKIIITKSILFIQTKSKGNTHTREEKYSLTAFSSLS; this is encoded by the coding sequence AtggataaaattgtaaatacatCAAAAACTTATAAAGACGCAGTGTGTGAAAGTTTAGCATTTATTGGTTTGAACCAAGGTCACATTAGTACGAGTTATATGATGGTTAACTCATGTTTAAAGGAAGCAAATATTGAAGATAAAAATCAATGTACCAACATAAGTACTCAAgacttatttcaaaatattccaGTCATAGGatctaataaattactttatagaAATGCTGCATGTGCAAAATGTAATTTTGCAACCTATCAGCAGGTTAATTTGACAATTCAATGTTCAGGAATGATATCTGATAAGGATTTAAGAACAACCATGAACcctgaaagtaaaaataaatggcTAGATATTTTAGAAGAGTATGAAGGTTGTTCTATTGATATAGAGAAAAATGAATACATTGAAAAATATGTACTACCATGCGAATTAGAGGACGAACAAAATgactttgtaaataattgttcAATTGGAAATCCTTATTACAATTTATGCAATTCATATTCGGgaaaacttaatatatacaataagatttacaaaaattatgactGTTATAGATGTGCTAATAGTAATCTGGGAAATCTAAATGAAGATGATTTTATATGCCGACAACCGCCTATTATCGGTGCCAGTGACTGGGAAGAAATGAATTGGGCTGTTTTAATTAATATCAACGATAAGtcgaaagtaaaaaagtcatataAATCCAACTCTCATGGTATCGAATGCAACGATGGTTATTTCTTCGATACATTTACTGATAAATGTGAaataagagaaaataaaaacgataacTTAAATTCATCTGAATCATTAGGATTAAAATGTAACTGGAATAGTTATTTGCGCAATACTGACACTGAAAGTTTTAATGACTGCTTATTTTCACAACAACCTAcgttatttgtttttgtaaatgaaaCTACCAATTTAACTGCAGTAAACGAAATGTTTTTGGAAACAATAAGTTCCTCCCTCGTTATTTCTTCGAGTAAACTAAgaaaagcaaacaaaattatttttaaaacaaacgaGGTTTTTACATACGTAAAACTACAATCTTTTCAAAAACATCAACCGATCATTTTCAGTTATGCAACTTCGGTGTTAATTTCGTCCGTAAAAAATCAAGAAATCACCGATATGTATGGATTTGATTTAACcagaagttataaaaacaaaagaatttgtGCGCAACCAGAAACTATcgaagtttttgataaaaactattCTGCATCATCTTTCAACTCCGTTTATTCTAATATAACTGGTGAGGAGGTAGTACTCTGGATTGATATTGCACTGTCtggaatagaaaaaaaatatatcagcttctgcaaactttttcatttacaaCAACAGTGCTCTTAcaatataatcataaattacACTATAGAACCCAATCAAACCATTGTCTACAACTATAACGGTAAACGTTTTACTTACCTCCCAAATGAATACATCCCACTTGCAAATGGTGTTGGAGTATGTAAAGAAAGTGACAACAATATTGTTttgaaatggaaaaataatgttttgaacGTTGCGaatattatatcaaaaatcGGAACATCAGCAAGTTTACTATGTTATATAGTTATCATAATTGTTTACACATATTTTAAAGAACTTAGAACATGGTCTAGTGTTACGTCAACAACATTAtgtataaacttgttttttgctGATTTTACATTTCTAATTTCAACACAAATCCACAAAAATAGGTTATGGTGTAAAGTTCTCTCCATACTTTTACATTGGTTTCTATTGGTAGCTTATCATAGTCTTCTTATCTTAGCGCTTGACGTGGCTGCTACGTTCGGTTCTTATAATCATCAGTTTTTAAAACGGAAAAcgttaattcaatattttattgtaatttatgttataccatcaatatatttgtttataaacgtTACTTTGGAAAAAACTGGTGTCGCGTATGTTGGCTATGGAGATGGAATTTGCTGGATTCAAGGGTTTTATGcgaatcttttttcttttataattccAATCGTAATTATTATACTAACATCGTTAGTATGTTTGTTATTTACCGTTTATAAAATCACATTGTCAgagaaaaaaagcaacaaaatatttGGGGAAGGAAGAACATCTCGAGTTAATGTTGTGAGGGTAGCGTTAAAACTTACATTAATACTTGGAGTAATTGAGCTACTTGGTTTTGTTCAAATAAGTAAAGCATCGTTGTCAGAAGGAGAAGAGACCTTTAATACCGTTTTTACAGTTATATACATGCTTTTTAGATCTGCAAAAGGAGTATTGTTGTTTGTTGCATATATTTGCAcccaaaaagttaaaaaaataattattaccaAGTCAATTCTTTTCATTCAAACTAAAAGCAAAGGTAACACTCACACACGGGaagaaaaatattctttaacagCTTTCAGCTCATTATCTTAA
- the LOC136080850 gene encoding uncharacterized protein LOC136080850 isoform X1, producing the protein MVKKMLFAFLIFIKFQGFLANDQFPLKAYWNISNLLWNIDTSEFLCHSNSFPLCCSCSSTCFLYKTCCIDIYWNKNNPLPLFDYMDKIVNTSKTYKDAVCESLAFIGLNQGHISTSYMMVNSCLKEANIEDKNQCTNISTQDLFQNIPVIGSNKLLYRNAACAKCNFATYQQVNLTIQCSGMISDKDLRTTMNPESKNKWLDILEEYEGCSIDIEKNEYIEKYVLPCELEDEQNDFVNNCSIGNPYYNLCNSYSGKLNIYNKIYKNYDCYRCANSNLGNLNEDDFICRQPPIIGASDWEEMNWAVLININDKSKVKKSYKSNSHGIECNDGYFFDTFTDKCEIRENKNDNLNSSESLGLKCNWNSYLRNTDTESFNDCLFSQQPTLFVFVNETTNLTAVNEMFLETISSSLVISSSKLRKANKIIFKTNEVFTYVKLQSFQKHQPIIFSYATSVLISSVKNQEITDMYGFDLTRSYKNKRICAQPETIEVFDKNYSASSFNSVYSNITGEEVVLWIDIALSGIEKKYISFCKLFHLQQQCSYNIIINYTIEPNQTIVYNYNGKRFTYLPNEYIPLANGVGVCKESDNNIVLKWKNNVLNVANIISKIGTSASLLCYIVIIIVYTYFKELRTWSSVTSTTLCINLFFADFTFLISTQIHKNRLWCKVLSILLHWFLLVAYHSLLILALDVAATFGSYNHQFLKRKTLIQYFIVIYVIPSIYLFINVTLEKTGVAYVGYGDGICWIQGFYANLFSFIIPIVIIILTSLVCLLFTVYKITLSEKKSNKIFGEGRTSRVNVVRVALKLTLILGVIELLGFVQISKASLSEGEETFNTVFTVIYMLFRSAKGVLLFVAYICTQKVKKIIITKSILFIQTKSKGNTHTREEKYSLTAFSSLS; encoded by the coding sequence GATTTTTGGCAAATGACCAATTTCCTCTGAAAGCATATTGGAACATTTCAAATCTATTATGGAATATAGACACATCAGAGTTCCTGTGTCATTCGAACAGTTTTCCATTGTGCTGCAGCTGTAGCAGTACTTGCTTTTTATATAAGACATGCTGCATTGACATTTATTGGAACAAAAATAACCCACTGCCATTATTTGACTATAtggataaaattgtaaatacatCAAAAACTTATAAAGACGCAGTGTGTGAAAGTTTAGCATTTATTGGTTTGAACCAAGGTCACATTAGTACGAGTTATATGATGGTTAACTCATGTTTAAAGGAAGCAAATATTGAAGATAAAAATCAATGTACCAACATAAGTACTCAAgacttatttcaaaatattccaGTCATAGGatctaataaattactttatagaAATGCTGCATGTGCAAAATGTAATTTTGCAACCTATCAGCAGGTTAATTTGACAATTCAATGTTCAGGAATGATATCTGATAAGGATTTAAGAACAACCATGAACcctgaaagtaaaaataaatggcTAGATATTTTAGAAGAGTATGAAGGTTGTTCTATTGATATAGAGAAAAATGAATACATTGAAAAATATGTACTACCATGCGAATTAGAGGACGAACAAAATgactttgtaaataattgttcAATTGGAAATCCTTATTACAATTTATGCAATTCATATTCGGgaaaacttaatatatacaataagatttacaaaaattatgactGTTATAGATGTGCTAATAGTAATCTGGGAAATCTAAATGAAGATGATTTTATATGCCGACAACCGCCTATTATCGGTGCCAGTGACTGGGAAGAAATGAATTGGGCTGTTTTAATTAATATCAACGATAAGtcgaaagtaaaaaagtcatataAATCCAACTCTCATGGTATCGAATGCAACGATGGTTATTTCTTCGATACATTTACTGATAAATGTGAaataagagaaaataaaaacgataacTTAAATTCATCTGAATCATTAGGATTAAAATGTAACTGGAATAGTTATTTGCGCAATACTGACACTGAAAGTTTTAATGACTGCTTATTTTCACAACAACCTAcgttatttgtttttgtaaatgaaaCTACCAATTTAACTGCAGTAAACGAAATGTTTTTGGAAACAATAAGTTCCTCCCTCGTTATTTCTTCGAGTAAACTAAgaaaagcaaacaaaattatttttaaaacaaacgaGGTTTTTACATACGTAAAACTACAATCTTTTCAAAAACATCAACCGATCATTTTCAGTTATGCAACTTCGGTGTTAATTTCGTCCGTAAAAAATCAAGAAATCACCGATATGTATGGATTTGATTTAACcagaagttataaaaacaaaagaatttgtGCGCAACCAGAAACTATcgaagtttttgataaaaactattCTGCATCATCTTTCAACTCCGTTTATTCTAATATAACTGGTGAGGAGGTAGTACTCTGGATTGATATTGCACTGTCtggaatagaaaaaaaatatatcagcttctgcaaactttttcatttacaaCAACAGTGCTCTTAcaatataatcataaattacACTATAGAACCCAATCAAACCATTGTCTACAACTATAACGGTAAACGTTTTACTTACCTCCCAAATGAATACATCCCACTTGCAAATGGTGTTGGAGTATGTAAAGAAAGTGACAACAATATTGTTttgaaatggaaaaataatgttttgaacGTTGCGaatattatatcaaaaatcGGAACATCAGCAAGTTTACTATGTTATATAGTTATCATAATTGTTTACACATATTTTAAAGAACTTAGAACATGGTCTAGTGTTACGTCAACAACATTAtgtataaacttgttttttgctGATTTTACATTTCTAATTTCAACACAAATCCACAAAAATAGGTTATGGTGTAAAGTTCTCTCCATACTTTTACATTGGTTTCTATTGGTAGCTTATCATAGTCTTCTTATCTTAGCGCTTGACGTGGCTGCTACGTTCGGTTCTTATAATCATCAGTTTTTAAAACGGAAAAcgttaattcaatattttattgtaatttatgttataccatcaatatatttgtttataaacgtTACTTTGGAAAAAACTGGTGTCGCGTATGTTGGCTATGGAGATGGAATTTGCTGGATTCAAGGGTTTTATGcgaatcttttttcttttataattccAATCGTAATTATTATACTAACATCGTTAGTATGTTTGTTATTTACCGTTTATAAAATCACATTGTCAgagaaaaaaagcaacaaaatatttGGGGAAGGAAGAACATCTCGAGTTAATGTTGTGAGGGTAGCGTTAAAACTTACATTAATACTTGGAGTAATTGAGCTACTTGGTTTTGTTCAAATAAGTAAAGCATCGTTGTCAGAAGGAGAAGAGACCTTTAATACCGTTTTTACAGTTATATACATGCTTTTTAGATCTGCAAAAGGAGTATTGTTGTTTGTTGCATATATTTGCAcccaaaaagttaaaaaaataattattaccaAGTCAATTCTTTTCATTCAAACTAAAAGCAAAGGTAACACTCACACACGGGaagaaaaatattctttaacagCTTTCAGCTCATTATCTTAA